A window from Luteibacter flocculans encodes these proteins:
- a CDS encoding helix-turn-helix domain-containing protein, protein MAAAQGTPDKSAGLSIGSAIRDRRRGLDLTLQALANRSGLSIPFLSQVERNLAYPSLLSLEAIARALDVDVDYFVGVPSPGQIVCRADEHDRIDLESPVVYERLSGRHAERKMEALRLTVPPGLAAPTIHREGEGFWYILSGRLEMTVGRKKFVLDAGDSAHFDQRHPYSMRNVGKAEVRMIWVGTPAIFKD, encoded by the coding sequence ATGGCGGCCGCACAAGGCACGCCGGACAAGAGTGCGGGCCTGAGCATCGGATCGGCGATCCGCGACCGCCGGCGCGGGCTGGATCTTACGCTGCAAGCGCTCGCCAACCGCTCGGGGCTGTCGATACCGTTTCTTTCGCAGGTCGAGAGGAATCTTGCCTATCCGTCGTTGTTGTCGCTGGAGGCGATTGCGCGGGCGTTGGACGTCGACGTCGATTATTTCGTCGGCGTGCCCTCGCCGGGGCAGATCGTTTGCCGCGCCGACGAACATGACCGCATCGACCTGGAATCTCCGGTCGTGTACGAACGGCTGAGCGGCAGGCATGCCGAACGCAAGATGGAAGCGCTTCGCTTGACGGTCCCGCCAGGCCTCGCCGCGCCGACGATTCATCGCGAAGGCGAGGGGTTCTGGTACATCCTGAGCGGCAGGCTCGAGATGACGGTGGGCAGAAAGAAGTTCGTGCTCGATGCGGGTGACAGCGCGCACTTCGATCAGAGGCATCCTTACAGCATGCGCAACGTCGGCAAGGCCGAGGTGCGCATGATCTGGGTCGGTACACCGGCCATCTTCAAGGACTGA
- a CDS encoding YybH family protein: protein MKTTSVLFCALSAVSATIAVSAETPPVSTSAAIKQTLDASAAAWSAGDLKTFMECYERAPGTRYVSASGIVEGYEAIEAMYASRFQKPGASLGKLTLELVDVKPLGSQYAFVIGRYHLKPDTGAEISGVTTLLFHKVGTRWLISSDHSS, encoded by the coding sequence ATGAAAACCACTTCCGTGCTGTTCTGCGCGTTGAGCGCTGTGTCTGCAACCATCGCCGTGTCGGCTGAAACACCTCCTGTGTCGACGTCCGCCGCCATCAAGCAGACGCTGGATGCGAGCGCTGCAGCATGGTCGGCAGGCGATCTCAAGACCTTCATGGAATGCTACGAACGTGCGCCGGGCACGCGCTATGTAAGCGCGAGCGGCATCGTCGAAGGTTACGAGGCGATTGAAGCCATGTACGCCTCGCGGTTTCAGAAGCCCGGTGCCAGTCTGGGCAAGCTCACTCTGGAACTGGTGGACGTCAAGCCGCTGGGTTCGCAGTACGCGTTCGTCATCGGCCGCTACCACCTCAAACCCGACACGGGTGCGGAGATCTCGGGCGTGACCACGTTGCTCTTTCACAAGGTCGGCACGCGCTGGCTCATCAGCAGCGATCACAGTTCGTAA